The following DNA comes from Chryseobacterium gallinarum.
ATTTTAAAATTCACGCAAAGATTTCTTTTTGATTACTCTTTATTTTAAGTAAGCTAAGAATGAATCGATCTTCAATCGATTCTGATGAAGCGAAGACTTTGCATGCGCTTAGTCAGCAGCTATGCTGCTTTCTTTGCCTACTTGAAATGGAACATTATTTTTTTTAAACTTTGCGTGAAAAACGATCTCAATAATTTTGACATTAATCAATAATGAACAGAATTCTTATATTCAGACCCAATTTATTATGTTCCCAACTTTTACTCCTGATCCATAAGGGATCAAGTGCAAAATTGTGGTCTTATAATATTTAGATCTATTTAATTTTTAAAATTCACGCAAAGATTTCTTTTTGATTACTCTTTATTTTAAGTAAGCTAAGAAATGAATCGATCTTCAATCGATTCTGATGAAGCGAAGACTTTGCATGCGCTTAGTTAGCAGCTATGCTGCTTTCTTTGCCTACTTGAAATGGAACATTATTTTTTTTAAACTTTGCGTGAAAAACGATCTCAATAATTTTGACATTAATCAATAATGAACAGAATTTTTATATTCAGACCCAATTTATTATGTCTCCAACTTTTACTCCTGATCCGGCAAAAGCCTGCTTTTATTGATATAGTGTTTTTAAAACATGATTCTTCTAACCTTCAAATCCGGATTAAGGTGCCAATCTGGAGATTTTCCAATCCAGGTCTTCCAGTTGATAGATAATTCTGTCATGTAACCGATTAGGTCTTCCCTGCCAGAATTCGATTTCGTATGGTTTTGCTATATATCCTCCCCAGTGCCCGGGTCTTGGAACTTCAGTATTTTCATATTCTTTTTCGAGTTCTTTCAGCTTTTTTTCTAAAAAATCCCTGTCAGGAATCACTTCACTTTGCGGAGAAACCACAGCTCCAAGCTGGCTCCCTTTAGGTCTTGAGTGAAAATAGCCATCGCTCAGATTATCAGCAACTTTTTCCAGGTTAGCTTTAATAATAATTTGTCTTTCCAGATTCGGCCAGAAAAAGTGAAGACAGGCTTTATGATTGTTTTCAATAGCCTTCCCCTTCCTGCTGTTATAATTGGTATAAAAAATAAAACCTTCATGGGTATAGGCTTTAAGCAAAACCATTCTGGTTCTCGGACACCCATCTTCTTCTATTGTAGAAACGGCCATTGCATTTGCTTCGGAAATCATATCGCTTTCACTTGCTTCCAAAAACCAGTCTCTAAACTGCTCAATCGGATTTTGTTTGATCTCACTTTCAATAAGTTGGGCTTTACCGTAAACTTTTCTTTTATCATGCAGGTTTTCCATAAATATTTTTTATTAAATTTGAGTATGAATCACTCATACAAAGGTAAAATATTAATCTCCACCCCTGACATTTCCGGTGATATTTTTTCAAGATCGGTAGTATTGGTCATTGAACATAATGAAAGTGGTGCATTTGGTTTGATACTGAATAAAAAAAACAGCCAGATGAGTAATAAATTCAAAGATTTTTTTGATTTCAAAATTGAAGTATATGATGGTGGGCCAGTGGAAAATGATAAAGTTTTTTTTATTGTAAAAGGGAAAAAAGTGACTGATATTTACACTGAAATCACCGATGAATACTATCTTACCGAAGATATTGAGCATATCATTAATGCCGTTTTAAGTAATGATCTCGACATACACCAGGTGAAAATATTCTCAGGATATTCAGGATGGGCTTCTAATCAACTGGATGCTGAAGTTCAGCGAAAAATGTGGACAGTAGTGGATGTTTATAATCTTGACTATACGCTTCCCAATGACCAGACCCTTTGGAAATCAATTATGCAGAATCTTGGCGGCGAATTTCTTCTCTGGGCTAATTCTCCTGAGGATATTTCATTAAACTAATTATTTCGTTCAAAACTCCGCAACATAATTAACAAAATTTAAGATTATCTTAACCAATTTTAAAGAAAGTTTTCCCGTTATTTGAAAAAACAAATTACTAATAAAATGAAAGGGATTAAACTACTTACTTTATCAGTGTTTTCTACGGTTCTTTTATCTTCATTTGTTCCTGTAAACAAAAAATATATTGTCATAGATGCTGGTCACGGCGGTAACGATCATGGAGTTGTATTTGGTCAATTCTCTGAAAAAGATATTTCATTGGATATTGCCAGGGAAATTCAGAAGATCAATCGAAATCAGGATGCATATGAGATTATTTTAACCCGGGATGGTGATAGCCATCCAACCCTTTCTGAAAGGACTGATCAAATCAATAAACTGAATCCTGAGATGGTTATTTCCCTTCATGTGAACAGGTCTCCACAGGAAGAAACTCCTAACCATGGAGTTGAAGTATTTGTTCAAAATTCTGAAGACTCAAAGAAGCTTGCAGGAAAAATCTATAAAAAATTCAACGTCCGTAAAATTGAAGAGCGTAATCTCCATATACTGAGAGAAACCAAGGCACCTGCCGTACTGGTAGAGCTTGGATTTATCAATAATTCTTCAGACAGAGCCTATATTACCAGTAAAAAAGGGCAACAGGAAATTGCACAAAAATTCGTTGAAATTATCAATGAAAACTAAATAAGAAACAATTTCTGATTTACTCAGAATAAAACCCGGTAAAGGACTTTCGGAACTTTGTTGTTTACCGGGTTTGTCAATTTTAATTAAAACTTTTCTTCCAGCTTTCTACGAGTTTCAAGAAACGGGTATTGTCAAAAGTTTTATTTCTAATTTTACCAACAGAAAATATGCCTTTCTCATCAGAAATCAATAAAATTTCTTCTGCTTTTTGAGATTCAAATGCAATAATCTCGTGTTCCTGTATGTCTGCAAGGTTATTTTTATGCAGGAAAGTCACAAAATTTTCCATTAACGGAGAAATGTAGGCCCCTTCTGTCTGCTTTGGAATTTTAATAACATCTCCTTCGAGAAACAATAAATTTCCTGTGGTAGTACGGGCAATCCTTTTGTTAGGGTTAAGCAGGATAACATCATCCAGATCATTTTCCTGAGCATAGATCCCTCCATAAATATTTTCCGGACAATGAACCCTGATATTACTCAACAGGTTATTGTTTACATTGATTTCTTTAATCAAATCCAATTCCAGTGGCCTCTGGTGAACAGTAAGCACATCTTCCATTTCCGTTATTTCATAAAAATAGGAAACTGAAGATTTTGCCAGGGTAGGCCCATCATTATTTCTGAAAACCAGGAAATTGATAATTCCGTTTTTTATTCCTTTCCCTTCTATACTTTCTTTTTGGAAAAGTGATTGAAAAAACTCCAGGGTATAAGTCAGGGGGATATTCATTCTCATCTTTCTCATGGAAGCCATCAGGAAGAAATAACATTCTTCATCCATGATTAATTCTCCGTCTTTCACAAAGAAAGATACCTTCACTGAGTCTCCCCAAAGAAAGGCTCTGTTCTTTACATTTAATTCGTCCGATGTAAAATATTGATTTTCCAATTTTTGATGCAATTTATTTACAAAAAAATAATGAACGATAAATCGTTCATCAGTTTTATCATTTAATACAGACCAGCATTATGCTGCACCTAATTTTATTCTGAGATTCTCAATAAGATTTTCCCAATACATTGCGTTTTCTTCTTCATCTCCATCTTCACAGAAATCTGTAATATTAAGAGACAAGTCTTCTGTAATATCATCTATTACGATAGTCATTTCAAAGAAGTTCTTAGTGCCTTCGTCTTCTTCCCATCTGAAACGCACGAAACCTTCAGGCTTATATCTGATCAAAGTGGCCTTTTCAGCAGGGCCTCCTCCCCAGCTAAAAAAGAAATCATCGCCTTTCTCTGTTACCTCATCCGCAAACCATTCAGACAATCCCTCCGCAGTGGCCAGATATTCATACAAAATCTCTGATAAACAATGCATTGGAAATTCGTAATGGACTTTATGTTTCGCCATATAATCTTTGTTTTTATCGTCCCGCAATATATAAATTAATTTTTTTATTACACAAAAAAGCAATTATTTTTTTAAGGGATCTGCATGATATTTATCAGAGATTTTAAATATGTATTATGTTAAGTATGAACCATTAAAACTAGCATGCAATACATAAAAAAATCTCTCCGGTGGGGAGAGATTTTATATTTAATTTTCGTTAAGAATATCAAGGATGATTTGACAACCTTGTCTGATTTCCTCCAGGGATATGGTAAGCGGGGGAGAGATTCTCAGATATTCATTTCGATAAAGCTGCCAGAATACGATCAGTCCTTTATCCATGCATTTTTTTGCAACGTCTAAAGTATATTCAGGACTTCCGAGATTTACGGCCAGCATCAATCCTTTCCCGTTAATGTTTTTAATCTTTGGATGGATCAGTAATTCCCTGAATAATTTTTCTTTTTCTGCAACTTCATCCATTAAACCGCTTTCTATAACTTCTTTTAAGGTAGCATAGCTTGCCGCTGCAATCAGAGGGTTTCCACCAAAGGTAGTAATGTGTCCAAGCTTCGGAGAATGGGACAGGGTCTCCATAATTTCCCGGGAACTCATAAAAGCCCCCACAGGCACTCCACCTCCCATTCCTTTCCCCATCACCAAAATATCCGGAACGATTCCGAAATGTTCAAAAGAAAACAGCTTTCCGGTTCTTCCGAATCCCGGCTGAATTTCATCAAGAATTAAAAGGGCACCTACTTCTTCACATCTTTTTTTCAGTTTAATCAGATAGTCATTATCAGGCACCAGAAATCCTGCCGCTCCCTGAATGGTTTCCAGGATAACACATGCTGTCTTCTCTGTAATTTTATCAAAATCATGTTCATTATTGAATTCAATAAATGTAACCATAGGCAGTAGGGGACGGAATTCCCGTTTATGAGTTTCGTTTCCGGACACACTTAGTGCCCCGTGGGTATTTCCATGATATGAATTTTTAAAAGAAACAATTTCTTCTCTTCCCGTATATCTTTTTGCCAGCTTTAAACTTCCGTCAATTGCTTCTGCCCCACTGTTCACCAGGTAAGTAATTTCTAAAGGATTCGGTGTTGCTTCCGCCAGCAGCTTACACAATGCAACAGGCTTTTCCTGTGCATATTCGCCATATACCATAACGTGAAGATATTTATCTGCCTGTTCTTTGATAGCATTAACAACCTTCGGGTGCGAGTGTCCCAATGTATTGGCTGAAACTCCGGCTACAAAATCCAGATATTGTTTACCGTCTGTCCCATAGATATAGCTTCCTTCAGCTTTTTCAACTTCAAAGCCGGCTGCAAATTTTGTGGTTTGCGCCTGATATATAAAGAAATCTTTTTGCATTTCCATCGTCTTCAAAAATTTCAGCAAAGCTATAAAAGATTCTGCAAATCCCGAAATAATAACCTTGAATAAGCTTCAAATGAAAATTTTCTATTGATTATAATTTACCTTAAAAAGCATTTCTATTAATATTTAATCACCATACATAGATATAAGTAAATTATTTTTTAAAATTAATCTGAATTATAAAACACCAACTAGAATTGACATTATTTAACACGCCGGAGCATTTAGAGGCAATAGTTAATTCTCTAACTTAGTAATATAAAAAATCACATATTATGAAAAATCTATTCTTAAGTATTTTAGTATTGGCCGGTATGATAACGGCAAGATCTCAATGGAATCCTGATACTGGTCAGAATGTAAAGGTAGTTGATACCAACTCCGAAGTTTTTGGATTTCCAACGGCAATGAGCGACGGGAAAACATATGTGACCTACTGGAAGAAAGTAAATGCTCCTGTAAATTATGAATTATGGCTTCAGATTCTGGACCAGAACGGAAATAAGCAGCTGGGAAATAACGGCATCATGATCAGCAATCAAATTCCGATGTCTACGTATTTTGCTGTAGAAGGAACCGCGATCGATTCTTCCGACAATTTATATATTGGGGTAACGGGAACGGGAGCAGGAAACGCCGGATATGTATTTAAAATAACCCCGCAAGGAAATTCGG
Coding sequences within:
- a CDS encoding aspartate aminotransferase family protein — protein: MQKDFFIYQAQTTKFAAGFEVEKAEGSYIYGTDGKQYLDFVAGVSANTLGHSHPKVVNAIKEQADKYLHVMVYGEYAQEKPVALCKLLAEATPNPLEITYLVNSGAEAIDGSLKLAKRYTGREEIVSFKNSYHGNTHGALSVSGNETHKREFRPLLPMVTFIEFNNEHDFDKITEKTACVILETIQGAAGFLVPDNDYLIKLKKRCEEVGALLILDEIQPGFGRTGKLFSFEHFGIVPDILVMGKGMGGGVPVGAFMSSREIMETLSHSPKLGHITTFGGNPLIAAASYATLKEVIESGLMDEVAEKEKLFRELLIHPKIKNINGKGLMLAVNLGSPEYTLDVAKKCMDKGLIVFWQLYRNEYLRISPPLTISLEEIRQGCQIILDILNEN
- a CDS encoding YqgE/AlgH family protein, producing the protein MNHSYKGKILISTPDISGDIFSRSVVLVIEHNESGAFGLILNKKNSQMSNKFKDFFDFKIEVYDGGPVENDKVFFIVKGKKVTDIYTEITDEYYLTEDIEHIINAVLSNDLDIHQVKIFSGYSGWASNQLDAEVQRKMWTVVDVYNLDYTLPNDQTLWKSIMQNLGGEFLLWANSPEDISLN
- a CDS encoding aminotransferase class IV, coding for MENQYFTSDELNVKNRAFLWGDSVKVSFFVKDGELIMDEECYFFLMASMRKMRMNIPLTYTLEFFQSLFQKESIEGKGIKNGIINFLVFRNNDGPTLAKSSVSYFYEITEMEDVLTVHQRPLELDLIKEINVNNNLLSNIRVHCPENIYGGIYAQENDLDDVILLNPNKRIARTTTGNLLFLEGDVIKIPKQTEGAYISPLMENFVTFLHKNNLADIQEHEIIAFESQKAEEILLISDEKGIFSVGKIRNKTFDNTRFLKLVESWKKSFN
- a CDS encoding N-acetylmuramoyl-L-alanine amidase family protein; its protein translation is MKGIKLLTLSVFSTVLLSSFVPVNKKYIVIDAGHGGNDHGVVFGQFSEKDISLDIAREIQKINRNQDAYEIILTRDGDSHPTLSERTDQINKLNPEMVISLHVNRSPQEETPNHGVEVFVQNSEDSKKLAGKIYKKFNVRKIEERNLHILRETKAPAVLVELGFINNSSDRAYITSKKGQQEIAQKFVEIINEN
- a CDS encoding START-like domain-containing protein gives rise to the protein MAKHKVHYEFPMHCLSEILYEYLATAEGLSEWFADEVTEKGDDFFFSWGGGPAEKATLIRYKPEGFVRFRWEEDEGTKNFFEMTIVIDDITEDLSLNITDFCEDGDEEENAMYWENLIENLRIKLGAA
- the pdxH gene encoding pyridoxamine 5'-phosphate oxidase, translated to MENLHDKRKVYGKAQLIESEIKQNPIEQFRDWFLEASESDMISEANAMAVSTIEEDGCPRTRMVLLKAYTHEGFIFYTNYNSRKGKAIENNHKACLHFFWPNLERQIIIKANLEKVADNLSDGYFHSRPKGSQLGAVVSPQSEVIPDRDFLEKKLKELEKEYENTEVPRPGHWGGYIAKPYEIEFWQGRPNRLHDRIIYQLEDLDWKISRLAP